From the genome of Bacteroides sp. MSB163, one region includes:
- a CDS encoding glycoside hydrolase family 2 TIM barrel-domain containing protein encodes MRTVSKLFFSCVMLFTLLPDAALHASDRKTLFDSNWKFHLGIVANAEQPEYNDSRWRVLDLPHDWSVEPLSFQKQGITTGPFSRMSEGDIDTGQTVGGEGWYRKEFTLSGSDADKRIVLYFEGVYNQSELWINGKKANYNVYGYTSYRVDITPYLNAPGTPNVIAMKVVNAGRNSRWYAGSGIFRHVWLIKTNKLYLDKWDTFVNASELQKKEAVIQFSTIVHNEGLQNQSGKIGIKIYSPAGNEVFSTSQDVILSEGTPVATSFSLKKPELWSVDTPVLYTAEVSLSSDGKEYDKISVPFGIRTLSFSAEKGFLLNGKSVKLKGGCVHHDNGLLGAAAIDRAEERKVELMKANGYNAVRCAHNQVSEHFLDACDRLGMLVIHETFDQWQKAKREQDYHQFFDEWSDWDLAASVRRDRNHPSIIMWSIGNEVEQRADEPEGDLISKRLVNTVRKYDTSRFTTIGSNDFWDRRQFSWDKDSYRIFKNLDVAGYNYIWWKYESDHAAYPDRVIYGSESYPKEAAQNWNLVEKHSYIIGDFVWTAIDYLGEAGLAHALYLGDGERDTQFMGWPWYNGWCGDIDLCGDKKPQSYYRDVLWRERPITMAVHAPVPEGKKEVVNGWGWPNELVSWNWTGCEGKVMKVNVYSRSPKVKLYLNDKLIGEKETGKENYTATFDVPYEPGTLKAMNSKGKEEFVLKTAGEPAAIRLIADRSKIKACKNDLSYVKIELVDKDGNVVPETSLPVKIECTGKGTIIAGGNAAYADMESFRSLTPNTFRGKAIAIVQPDGEKGDIQVKVSAKGLEDASIVITTY; translated from the coding sequence ATGAGGACAGTAAGCAAATTATTTTTTTCTTGTGTGATGTTATTCACATTATTGCCGGATGCTGCGCTTCATGCATCCGACCGGAAAACTCTTTTTGACAGTAACTGGAAATTTCATTTAGGCATCGTAGCCAATGCCGAACAACCGGAATATAATGATAGTCGTTGGAGAGTTCTTGATCTTCCCCATGACTGGAGCGTTGAACCATTGTCTTTTCAAAAACAAGGCATTACTACCGGTCCTTTCTCTCGCATGAGCGAAGGTGACATCGATACGGGACAGACTGTTGGTGGTGAAGGCTGGTACAGAAAAGAATTCACTCTTTCAGGGAGCGATGCCGATAAACGTATTGTTCTCTATTTTGAAGGAGTATACAATCAGTCCGAGCTATGGATCAATGGCAAGAAAGCTAATTATAATGTTTATGGATATACCTCTTATCGTGTAGACATCACTCCTTATCTGAATGCTCCCGGTACTCCGAACGTGATTGCCATGAAAGTGGTGAACGCCGGACGTAACAGTCGCTGGTATGCCGGTTCGGGTATCTTCCGCCATGTATGGCTGATCAAGACAAATAAACTCTATCTGGATAAATGGGATACTTTCGTCAATGCTTCCGAACTTCAGAAAAAAGAAGCTGTGATTCAGTTCTCTACTATTGTACATAACGAGGGCCTGCAAAATCAATCAGGTAAAATAGGTATTAAAATATATTCGCCTGCCGGAAACGAAGTGTTTTCTACTTCACAAGACGTGATACTCTCTGAAGGAACCCCGGTGGCAACGTCTTTTTCTCTTAAAAAGCCTGAGTTATGGTCAGTAGATACCCCTGTGCTTTATACAGCGGAAGTATCCCTTTCCTCAGACGGAAAAGAGTATGATAAGATATCTGTTCCTTTTGGTATCCGCACCCTTTCTTTTTCTGCAGAGAAAGGCTTCCTGCTGAATGGTAAGTCGGTGAAGCTGAAAGGGGGATGCGTGCATCACGACAACGGACTTCTGGGAGCCGCTGCCATTGACCGTGCCGAAGAACGGAAAGTGGAATTGATGAAGGCTAACGGCTATAACGCTGTCAGATGTGCCCACAACCAAGTGTCCGAGCATTTCCTTGACGCTTGCGACAGATTGGGTATGCTGGTGATTCATGAAACCTTCGACCAGTGGCAGAAAGCTAAACGCGAGCAGGACTATCATCAGTTCTTCGATGAGTGGAGCGACTGGGATTTGGCTGCATCTGTCCGTCGTGACCGGAATCATCCCTCTATCATTATGTGGAGTATCGGTAACGAGGTGGAGCAACGTGCTGATGAACCTGAGGGAGACTTGATTTCCAAAAGACTGGTGAATACCGTCCGCAAGTACGATACATCCCGTTTCACAACCATCGGTTCCAATGACTTCTGGGACAGACGCCAGTTTAGTTGGGACAAAGATTCCTACCGGATCTTCAAGAATCTGGATGTGGCAGGCTACAATTATATCTGGTGGAAATATGAGAGCGATCATGCTGCCTATCCCGATCGTGTAATCTATGGTAGTGAGTCTTATCCGAAAGAAGCTGCCCAGAACTGGAATTTGGTAGAAAAGCATTCTTATATAATAGGTGATTTCGTGTGGACCGCTATTGACTATCTGGGTGAAGCCGGATTGGCTCATGCCTTGTATCTGGGCGATGGCGAGCGTGATACGCAGTTTATGGGGTGGCCTTGGTATAATGGCTGGTGCGGTGATATCGACCTTTGTGGCGACAAGAAGCCTCAATCTTATTATCGTGATGTGTTGTGGCGCGAGCGTCCCATTACTATGGCAGTCCATGCGCCTGTTCCCGAAGGCAAGAAAGAAGTGGTGAACGGTTGGGGCTGGCCCAATGAGTTGGTGAGTTGGAATTGGACGGGTTGCGAAGGAAAAGTGATGAAAGTAAACGTATACAGCCGTTCTCCGAAAGTGAAACTCTATCTGAACGACAAGCTTATCGGAGAAAAAGAAACGGGTAAAGAGAACTACACAGCTACCTTCGATGTACCCTATGAACCGGGAACTTTGAAAGCGATGAATTCAAAAGGTAAGGAGGAATTCGTATTAAAGACTGCCGGAGAACCTGCGGCTATCCGTTTGATTGCCGACCGCAGTAAAATAAAGGCTTGCAAGAACGATCTTTCCTACGTCAAGATTGAACTGGTGGACAAGGATGGAAACGTAGTTCCCGAAACTTCTCTGCCTGTCAAAATCGAATGTACGGGCAAAGGAACTATCATAGCAGGTGGAAATGCTGCTTATGCCGATATGGAAAGTTTCCGTTCACTTACTCCCAATACATTCCGGGGAAAGGCCATTGCCATTGTTCAGCCTGATGGAGAAAAAGGCGACATACAAGTGAAAGTCTCTGCAAAAGGATTGGAAGATGCTTCCATAGTAATAACAACCTACTAA
- a CDS encoding TonB-dependent receptor, with product MKSVLVRNNRRVLAGLLVCTGFICNYPSSAFAESDNSSVQITTQSTTPQKRTLVGTVVDASTGETLIGVNVKVQSEDGGTITDIDGKFQISVTSKTELIFSYIGYKTQTLMVGDLGVMTVKLASDNEMLDEVVIVGQGTQKKVSVTGAIATVKGATLKAPSSSLTSSLAGKLAGVVSMVNSGEPGSTSEFYIRGINTFGGVATPLILLDGIEISSADLNRIPAESIESFSLLKDASATAIYGNRGANGVMLVTTKKGQENTKATINVSLEASYFRPINVPKFADGATYMRTYNEAEQARSLTPITSPKYSEDQILNTELGTNPYVYPDVDWFDQIFRSGNYNQRANVNVSGGGSRVTYYMSLQANHDTGLLDAPDYFYNPNINQWQYNFQNNISYKLTNTTTIDLRMMAQIGNLQGPNYNIGNDLYKRVMRANPVEFPAYFPQQEGDDGFIRFGGGEIKPGVLGINPYEYMMSSFKEVNFNTLNTSLALNQDLSVITKGLSLKALVNFKNWSETSYTRSIKSNIYRVKDGSYNPETGEFDYQLLQTGDQFLSQSGIGRNSDQTFYFDARLDWKRSFGDHNLTAMAMYMMREYRSDVLPNRNQGYSGRVTYDYASKYLVEFNFGYNGSERLAAGHRFEFFPAVSAGWVASSEKFWEPISKYINHFKIRGSYGLVGSDAFASGAPHFLYQNNIGIGSAHNFWTGLPTSEISKKGPGFYVLAVQDAGWEHVKKFDIGFDMMLFNQLNITFDYFHDKRERILMSRASWPSMLGYWGSKPWSNIGEVENQGFELSLNWTKQFGKDLTLDLRGNFTYNQNEYKYVDEPSYPYVWQTNTGKPLNTVKGYIAEGLFASEEEIANSPDQSQLGANIMPGDIKYRDINGDGQITTEDQVMISSYDWHPRIQYGFGLNIVYKNFDLGVFFNGSAKRKIMINSGIAPFLSGGGDGEEGETLARNLMQWIADDHWSVDNPNPNAAYPRLGLTKADVTNNIQSSTFWLRNGNFLRFKTLEIGYRLPYCRIYLSGDNLAVFSPFKLWDPELAWNAYPLSRTFNLGVQFTF from the coding sequence ATGAAATCAGTATTAGTAAGAAACAATCGGAGAGTCCTTGCCGGCCTGCTCGTTTGCACTGGTTTTATTTGCAATTATCCCTCTTCTGCCTTTGCGGAATCGGATAATTCTTCAGTGCAAATAACGACTCAAAGTACAACGCCACAGAAACGTACTTTGGTAGGAACCGTGGTTGACGCCTCTACCGGAGAGACTTTGATTGGTGTAAATGTAAAAGTGCAAAGTGAAGATGGAGGTACCATTACCGACATTGATGGTAAGTTCCAGATTTCCGTAACCAGCAAAACAGAGCTGATATTCTCTTATATCGGCTACAAAACACAGACACTGATGGTAGGTGACCTGGGTGTAATGACCGTGAAGCTTGCATCGGATAATGAAATGTTGGACGAAGTAGTGATTGTAGGTCAGGGCACACAGAAGAAAGTATCTGTGACAGGTGCCATTGCTACAGTGAAGGGAGCTACGTTAAAAGCACCTTCCTCTTCATTGACCAGTTCACTTGCCGGTAAACTTGCCGGTGTGGTATCCATGGTGAACAGTGGTGAGCCGGGTTCTACTTCGGAATTTTATATCCGTGGTATCAATACGTTCGGTGGTGTGGCTACTCCGTTGATTTTGTTGGATGGTATCGAAATTTCATCTGCCGACCTGAACCGTATTCCGGCGGAGTCCATTGAAAGCTTTTCTCTGTTAAAGGATGCTTCGGCAACCGCTATCTATGGTAACCGCGGTGCAAATGGTGTAATGCTGGTAACTACCAAGAAGGGACAGGAGAATACGAAAGCTACCATCAACGTTTCATTGGAAGCCTCTTATTTCCGTCCGATAAATGTGCCGAAATTTGCTGACGGTGCCACGTATATGAGGACTTACAATGAGGCGGAACAAGCCAGAAGTCTGACTCCGATCACTTCTCCCAAATATAGTGAAGACCAGATCCTGAATACGGAATTGGGTACTAATCCTTATGTATATCCTGATGTGGACTGGTTTGACCAGATATTCCGTTCGGGTAATTATAACCAACGTGCCAATGTGAATGTATCGGGTGGTGGTTCGCGTGTAACTTACTATATGAGCCTCCAGGCTAACCATGATACGGGTCTCCTCGATGCACCGGATTACTTCTATAATCCCAATATCAACCAGTGGCAATATAATTTTCAGAACAACATCTCCTATAAACTGACCAATACCACTACCATTGATTTGCGCATGATGGCACAGATCGGTAATCTGCAAGGTCCTAACTATAATATAGGCAATGACTTGTACAAGAGGGTTATGCGTGCAAATCCGGTGGAATTTCCCGCTTACTTCCCACAGCAGGAGGGTGATGACGGTTTCATCCGTTTTGGCGGTGGAGAGATTAAACCTGGCGTTTTGGGAATCAATCCGTATGAATATATGATGAGTTCTTTCAAGGAAGTCAACTTCAATACTTTGAATACTTCATTGGCTTTGAATCAGGATTTGAGTGTTATAACCAAAGGATTGAGCCTGAAAGCACTGGTGAATTTTAAGAACTGGTCGGAAACTTCATATACCCGTAGCATCAAGTCTAATATATATAGAGTGAAAGATGGTTCCTATAATCCTGAAACCGGCGAATTTGATTATCAACTGTTGCAAACCGGTGACCAGTTCCTGAGTCAATCCGGTATTGGTCGTAATTCAGACCAGACCTTCTACTTCGATGCCCGTCTGGACTGGAAACGTAGTTTCGGTGACCACAACTTGACAGCAATGGCAATGTATATGATGCGTGAATATCGTAGCGATGTATTACCGAACCGTAATCAAGGTTATTCCGGTCGTGTGACTTACGATTACGCCAGTAAATATCTGGTTGAATTCAACTTCGGTTATAATGGTTCCGAACGTTTGGCTGCCGGTCATCGTTTTGAGTTCTTCCCGGCTGTATCGGCAGGTTGGGTAGCAAGTTCTGAAAAGTTCTGGGAACCGATAAGTAAGTATATCAATCACTTTAAGATCAGAGGGTCTTACGGTTTGGTAGGTAGTGACGCGTTTGCCAGTGGAGCTCCACACTTCCTCTATCAGAATAATATCGGCATTGGTTCGGCACACAACTTCTGGACCGGACTTCCTACGAGTGAAATCAGTAAGAAAGGTCCCGGATTCTATGTATTAGCGGTGCAGGATGCAGGTTGGGAACATGTGAAGAAGTTCGATATCGGTTTCGACATGATGTTGTTTAACCAGCTGAATATTACATTCGACTATTTCCATGACAAACGTGAGCGTATCCTGATGTCACGTGCTTCCTGGCCTTCTATGTTGGGATATTGGGGATCAAAACCTTGGAGTAATATTGGTGAAGTAGAAAACCAAGGTTTCGAATTAAGCCTGAACTGGACGAAACAGTTTGGAAAAGACCTGACGTTAGACCTTCGCGGTAACTTTACCTACAACCAGAATGAATATAAATATGTGGATGAACCCAGTTATCCGTATGTTTGGCAAACCAATACCGGCAAACCGTTGAACACTGTTAAAGGTTATATTGCCGAGGGATTGTTCGCAAGCGAAGAAGAAATTGCCAACTCACCGGACCAATCACAACTGGGTGCCAACATCATGCCGGGTGATATCAAATATCGTGATATAAACGGTGACGGACAAATTACTACTGAAGATCAGGTGATGATTTCGTCTTATGACTGGCATCCCCGTATCCAGTATGGTTTCGGTTTGAATATTGTCTATAAGAACTTTGACTTAGGCGTGTTCTTCAACGGTTCGGCTAAACGTAAGATAATGATCAATAGTGGAATCGCTCCCTTCCTTTCGGGCGGTGGAGATGGTGAAGAAGGTGAAACGCTGGCCCGAAATCTGATGCAGTGGATTGCAGATGACCATTGGTCAGTAGATAATCCGAATCCGAATGCGGCATATCCCCGTTTGGGCTTGACCAAAGCTGATGTAACCAATAACATTCAGTCCAGTACATTCTGGCTGCGCAATGGAAACTTCCTTCGCTTCAAGACGTTGGAAATTGGCTATCGCTTGCCTTATTGCCGTATCTATCTCAGTGGCGATAACCTGGCGGTATTCAGCCCCTTCAAATTGTGGGATCCTGAACTGGCATGGAATGCTTATCCGTTGTCACGCACGTTCAATCTGGGCGTTCAATTTACATTCTAA
- a CDS encoding RagB/SusD family nutrient uptake outer membrane protein yields the protein MKLTYKISRMAQVLIASCCLVSCNYLDVIPPAQADFKDTMKDEEATLSFLYTCYGGTPRSTPYHYHAFEQSADEIIQPYAYSNWQQQVAWGTISPAYSNSWGGDDMNIWIPSYNWLGYVHHFLSLIDDLQPVGVTAEDKEEYKGECYFLEAYYHFRVLQAFGPCPIIPEKVDPNVTSSDLPGRSHFDYCVNFIVGKLDDAARALPATRPNNELGRATSTMAKALKARILLYAASPLWNGSFPNPEWKNKNYETDGYGNELVSSSYDREKWTRALTACQEALTAAKEAGYQLFDIETANKKADRDGIALPFIPGREEDTEENREFKERVRMFQYMVTANEGDNNKELIWAQRIELDAQNGGEGTDCRLPNKVVKRSNGVYVGGWAAMAPTLYSVQHFYTENGKLPAQDPNFYPEEEWYTRFYEGTQSPALATNNLDGEDVKNDIIKMHAKREARFYAWIVFDGTQYSSKINNGNPLWINLKNTNTNGYNTSNTRNCAGTGYLSKKFIDPNIYFGADGTRQHTAPRRPLIRMAELYLNLAECYAALDNEGEALANLNEIRRRAGISELTGSDVTGSMTLTDWVRNERFVELFEEGHRYYDLRRWAIAPQMLKAGMRYGLDGLRVNPSFEEFNKPTLVNQPFKWDDKLYLMPVWSRSDMDELYSNPQLVQAPGY from the coding sequence ATGAAACTAACATATAAAATATCCCGAATGGCGCAGGTATTGATAGCTTCCTGCTGTCTGGTATCATGCAATTATCTGGATGTCATTCCGCCTGCACAGGCTGATTTTAAAGACACCATGAAAGATGAAGAAGCTACATTGTCTTTCTTGTATACTTGCTATGGCGGTACTCCGCGTTCTACTCCTTATCATTATCATGCTTTTGAGCAGTCGGCCGATGAGATTATTCAGCCTTATGCTTACTCCAACTGGCAGCAACAAGTGGCGTGGGGAACTATTTCTCCGGCATATTCCAACAGTTGGGGAGGTGATGATATGAATATTTGGATTCCCAGTTATAACTGGTTGGGGTATGTACACCATTTCCTGAGCCTGATTGATGACTTGCAACCGGTGGGAGTTACGGCAGAAGATAAAGAAGAGTACAAAGGTGAATGTTATTTCCTGGAGGCTTATTATCATTTCCGTGTGCTTCAAGCTTTCGGTCCCTGCCCTATTATTCCTGAGAAAGTAGACCCGAATGTTACCAGTTCAGACCTTCCCGGACGTTCACACTTCGATTACTGTGTGAATTTTATCGTGGGTAAACTGGATGATGCAGCCCGTGCACTTCCTGCAACACGTCCTAACAACGAATTGGGCCGTGCCACTTCTACTATGGCTAAGGCCTTGAAAGCCCGTATATTATTGTATGCCGCTTCTCCGTTGTGGAACGGTTCGTTCCCCAATCCGGAATGGAAGAATAAGAATTATGAGACAGACGGTTATGGTAACGAACTGGTAAGTTCCAGTTACGACCGTGAGAAATGGACACGTGCTCTTACTGCTTGTCAGGAAGCCTTGACCGCTGCTAAGGAAGCCGGTTATCAACTCTTTGACATTGAAACGGCAAACAAGAAGGCTGACCGTGACGGAATAGCTCTTCCTTTCATCCCGGGACGTGAAGAAGACACTGAGGAAAACCGTGAGTTCAAAGAACGTGTACGCATGTTCCAATATATGGTTACTGCCAACGAAGGCGATAATAACAAGGAACTGATTTGGGCGCAACGTATTGAACTGGATGCCCAGAATGGTGGAGAAGGTACGGATTGTCGTTTACCGAACAAAGTGGTGAAGAGAAGTAACGGCGTTTATGTAGGAGGTTGGGCAGCTATGGCACCGACGTTGTATTCTGTACAGCACTTCTATACTGAGAACGGTAAGTTGCCGGCACAAGACCCCAATTTCTATCCTGAGGAAGAATGGTATACCCGTTTCTATGAAGGCACTCAAAGCCCTGCTCTGGCAACCAATAATCTGGACGGCGAAGATGTGAAGAATGACATCATCAAGATGCACGCTAAGCGTGAAGCCCGTTTCTATGCGTGGATCGTCTTTGACGGCACTCAATATAGCTCGAAGATTAATAATGGCAATCCGTTGTGGATTAACCTGAAGAATACCAATACAAACGGATATAATACAAGTAATACCCGTAACTGCGCAGGGACCGGTTATCTGTCGAAGAAGTTCATTGATCCCAATATCTACTTTGGTGCCGATGGTACCCGCCAGCACACAGCTCCCCGTCGCCCGTTGATTCGTATGGCCGAACTTTACCTGAATCTGGCAGAATGCTATGCAGCGTTGGATAATGAAGGTGAAGCCCTTGCTAATCTGAATGAGATTCGTCGCCGTGCCGGTATTTCCGAACTGACCGGAAGTGATGTAACAGGTAGCATGACTCTGACTGACTGGGTGCGCAATGAACGGTTCGTTGAACTCTTCGAGGAGGGACATCGCTACTATGATCTGCGTCGTTGGGCAATTGCTCCTCAGATGTTGAAAGCCGGTATGCGCTACGGTCTGGATGGTCTTCGTGTGAATCCGAGTTTTGAGGAATTCAACAAACCTACCTTGGTTAACCAACCGTTCAAGTGGGATGACAAACTGTATTTGATGCCCGTTTGGTCAAGAAGTGACATGGATGAGCTTTACAGTAACCCTCAGTTAGTACAGGCCCCCGGATATTAA